The window TTTGCTTCTCTAAACTAAACATGAACTGAAACAGCCCCTTTTAttccctgctgccacagcccactCTTACAACTTGTCTGGTGGCAAAGGGACCCTCTTTTACCTGCTGTGTGCAGAGGTGTTCTCTTTATTGTGCTCTCCGtgtcccagctgcctggggatACGTCCAGCAGGTACCGGAGGACCTGGGGATGGCCTTCCCGGCTCGCAATGTGGAAGCAATTCCAGCCATCCTTATTCTTCAGCAGTGGGTTGGCTCCATGCTCCACGAGAACTTTGATCACCTCCAGGTTTTGCCTAGTGCAAGCCATCATTAGGGGAGTCCTGAAAGAATGATGAGGCAAACATAACAACCAGAGAGACAGTGCTGTAGGAACCTGATGGCTTTTGTTCCAATGTTTGAGCATGAAGCATGATTTAAAGCTGTCTGTAGCACCAACTGGCCTGTCTAATAAAACACAGTAGCTCAGTGCCAGGTGTGATGAGCAAGCCAGAGGGAAAATTAACGTGCTAAAACCACTCTGAGGTAGTAGGCAACTTTGCTGGCTAAAGGCAAAAACCTTCTCCAAGCCTGAGGCTAAATTTATTGTTTCACCTGGATTCAGATGCTTTGAGGCTCACCACATGCTGCATGTGAACCCATGAGATCTTACAGCACTGCTTTGTCATGCCGGTAATATGAGGTCTGGACTTCTGGGGACTGTTGAGACAAAGCTGTTAACATCAGTGTTTCCtaccccagccagcacccagaCAGGCAGCTGTGGCTACAGGCAGCAAACCACAGACAATGCTGCATCTCCTGGCAGTAAAGCATGACTGTACCAGCAAACACCACTCTAGAACACTTCTGATGCAGACCAGCTGGCCTGAGAGTGAAGCTTTTCACAGTTTTGTCCTGTTTGGCATGTCTGGGAACAACctttgatatttaaaaacataaaatgctCTAGTTGTAAAGATAGGAAGAGAGTGCTGAGAAGGAAGATAAAATCTCCAgcaagattttcaaaaagagATTAGACATGCATCTGCTGGGGATGACAAGGTAGAGCTGAGCCTGGAGCTCTGTGTTTcctgcagctgtttctgtacGGTGCCTCAGATCAGTGTATATTTTCAATGCAAATGAGACTTTGTCCAAGGGCTGGGACGTGCACTAGCAAGCACGTAACTCCCTGTTTTTAATCCATGGATGGAAGGGTACTGCAGGCCTATCACACAAAACCAGGCTCGCGTAAATGCCTGCTTGCTTGCAGCTCAAGatctctgcctccctctgctcGCCCTGATGTCAGCACGACGCTGGCACAGCCTTGAATTGCGAGGACTGGGATGCTGCCTTTGTATTTATGTTAGTTCAGCTTCAAAACGATCTCCCCCAACTTTAATTTGTGGGCTGGGAAgaatctttgctttcttttgcaaggTGGTACACAGAAATCTCCACCCCCCCAAGAAGAGAATCTAATATTAATCAGGCCTGCTGCCTGATGGTGGAttaggctttattttttattcccaATTCTCATTCCCTCATCATTTGCTTACGTGTTACCCACGTGGCAGGCAAACAAAAGCCCTAAAGAAACCAGTTGTTTCTTGGGTTGTTGAGGCTGTTGCTATTATATCAGTAGCAAATCTGACCTGTGAGGCTGTTTGTTGGGGGGAGACAGGAGTAAaacttactttttatttaacttcagtTTCTGAAGACCAGGACACAAAAATATGAATCAGTACCACTGATTCCCATCAAACAAGGGAACGGGGAAGAATAGCTGCAgatgaaagcttttaaattgGATCTTCTAATGAAGCAGTAATTTACAACTTAACCAACAGTGGGAAATTAGTGATAGGGCTGTAATTTAGCCCAGcaagccaactgtatcctgggctgcaccaaaagcagcatggccagcaggtcgaggaaGGAGATTCTCCCCCTCggctccactctggtgagactccacctgcagcactgcatcTGCTCTGGGTCCCCCgacataagaaggacatggacctgttggagtgagtccagaggaggccacaaagatgatcagagggctggagcacctctcctaggcagacaggctgagagaggtggggttgttcagcatggagaagagaaggctccagggagaccttagagtgtccttccagtacctaaagggggctttcaagaaagatggggacaggctatttagtagggcctgtagcaacagcACAAGGAGGAATGGTTTTAATgtaaaagaaggtagattttaGATTAGTTATTAGGAAGAAAcactttactgtgagggtggtgagacactggcacaggttgcccagagaagctgtggctgccccatccctggaagtgttcaaggccaggctggacggcGCTTGgaacaacctggtctagtggaaggtgacttgcagggcaggctggaacTAGAcgatttttaaggtcccttccaacagaaaccgttctgtgattcatGACTCTAAATGACAGTTCCTGCAGTCACACTCCCACCTTCTCTTCTGCATCCAGACCCCTTTCAGATATCACTCTGATCATGGCTAAGCAAGCCAGCGACCTACCAGTCTGCCTTTTTCAAGCAGTCTATGTTCGCGCCTTTCTCCAGGAGGTAGGAGACACACTCCCCGTGGCCCATGGAGGCTGCTTCGTGGAGGGGTCTTTTGTAGTCACTATTGAACACCTCAATATCCATCCCCAGCACCTCTACCAGGTAGGCAAGGACATCCTGGTGCCCATATCGGGCAGCATGGTGCAGCAGTGTGTCCCCTGAGCGCCCATAGCGCCGGCTCTGCACCTCTGTGCTCAGCATGTTGTCTGGCCCCAGCTCATCCCGGAGGAGGTCCAGCCGTCCCTCCTGCACCAGCCGGAGGAGCAGCCTTGGCCGAGTCTCCCCCTCCGCCATGGCTAGAGATCTgaaagaaagaggcaaaaaaCAGGATTATGGTTTCAAACTGCATGAATACAATGCCTGCTCCCTAGGTCTGTTTACCTCCAGGAAAACAGAATCCAGCCTCTACCTCCAGAcctccagaaaaacaaatttccttttcccttaGCACATCCACAAACAGGCCTCTCAGGATAAccaaaaatttcctttttcccctccacaaAAGCTCCTGGAAACTGGCCTCcccttcagaaaaaacagacaTTTCCTCTCCCCTTAGGAAATCCAGGAACTGGCCTCCctctcagaaaaagcaaattccGTTTTCTCTCAGGAAAACCGGGAACCAGCCCCTCCCTCAGTAAAactaaaaatttccttttcccttgggAAAACCAGGAACTGCTCTCTCCTTCCAAAAACCAAGAAATTCCTTTTCCCTTAGGAAAACCAAGATCCAACCTCTCtctcaggaaaaacagaaattccCTTTCCcgcacaggaaaaaaaaaaaatttccttttcccttcagaaatcCAGGAACCAGGTGCTCCCCCCAGAAAACCAGAcacttccttctccctccagaaaaccagaaactgGCCTATCctttaggaaaaacagaaactCCCTTATCCCTTAGGAAATCCAtga of the Falco cherrug isolate bFalChe1 chromosome 5, bFalChe1.pri, whole genome shotgun sequence genome contains:
- the ANKRD16 gene encoding ankyrin repeat domain-containing protein 16, with product MAEGETRPRLLLRLVQEGRLDLLRDELGPDNMLSTEVQSRRYGRSGDTLLHHAARYGHQDVLAYLVEVLGMDIEVFNSDYKRPLHEAASMGHGECVSYLLEKGANIDCLKKADWTPLMMACTRQNLEVIKVLVEHGANPLLKNKDGWNCFHIASREGHPQVLRYLLDVSPGSWDTESTIKRTPLHTAAMHGCFDVVELLLERCQYKPDSRDKCGVTPFMDAIQNGHVNIARLLLEKHQACPTAVDALGAQPLHRAAVTAQDEAIQFLVSELGVDVNGKAMAFQLTALHYAAKEGHTHTIKTLLSLGADVHAKDGKSRSALHAACAGQQADAARILLHAGLQDAPDSTGTLAWQLARKPDVIQVFQETNIST